The Lysobacterales bacterium genome includes a region encoding these proteins:
- a CDS encoding proprotein convertase P-domain-containing protein produces MNATHTSDSDLDIALLAPDATSVETSTDNGASGANYTNTIFNSACATAITSGSAPFTGCFRPESSYVAFNGKQAQGAWQLRIADDASGDIGTLNAWLLALCVSQ; encoded by the coding sequence TTGAACGCAACCCACACGTCCGATTCGGATCTCGACATCGCCCTGCTCGCACCGGACGCCACCAGCGTCGAGACCTCCACCGACAATGGTGCCTCAGGCGCCAACTACACGAACACGATATTCAACTCGGCCTGTGCCACCGCGATCACCAGCGGATCGGCGCCATTTACGGGCTGCTTCCGCCCGGAGTCGTCCTATGTCGCGTTCAACGGGAAACAGGCCCAAGGCGCCTGGCAGCTGCGCATTGCTGACGACGCGAGCGGTGACATCGGGACCTTGAATGCGTGGTTGCTGGCCCTGTGCGTGTCGCAGTGA
- the ubiM gene encoding 5-demethoxyubiquinol-8 5-hydroxylase UbiM, producing the protein MSDIHDILIIGAGPAGLSLAGVLARQGLAVCIADPGTRESLAQPLDDGREIALTPLSRQLLEDWGQWPLLGSDEFARLREAQVFDGDSTEPMRVSTPQGAAALGWMASNHALRRVAYAVATAQEGIDWRLGRKVVEVRNEATHAQVTLDDGTLCRARLVVAADSRFSSSRRAAGIAARHRDFGRSMLVCRMRLEKPQPGIAWEWLAYGQTLALLPLQHDLASVVITLPPADIAGLQSLSPEAFNDEVARHYAHRLGAMHLVGERHVYPLVGVAPERLVAERFACIGDAAIGMHPITAHGYNLGLRGIALLADRILLAQRRGRDFAAMDVLVDFERDLRAIAQPLYLATLSVVHLYGDDRPLMRVLRRALLRVAEHAAPFRMLLTAALAGRETRPPMPLRLIARLAAVLPGRSAR; encoded by the coding sequence ATGAGCGACATCCACGACATTTTGATCATCGGTGCCGGCCCGGCCGGCTTGAGTCTGGCCGGCGTGCTCGCGCGCCAAGGCTTGGCCGTCTGCATCGCGGATCCGGGCACACGCGAATCGCTGGCGCAACCGCTGGACGATGGCCGCGAGATCGCCTTGACCCCACTGTCGCGGCAATTGCTCGAGGACTGGGGGCAATGGCCGCTGCTCGGCTCCGACGAATTCGCGCGACTGCGCGAGGCACAAGTCTTCGACGGCGATTCGACCGAGCCGATGCGCGTGTCGACACCGCAGGGCGCGGCCGCGCTCGGCTGGATGGCCAGCAACCACGCGCTGCGTCGCGTCGCTTACGCGGTGGCGACGGCACAGGAGGGGATCGACTGGCGGCTCGGGCGCAAGGTCGTCGAGGTGAGGAACGAGGCCACGCATGCTCAAGTCACACTCGACGATGGAACGCTCTGCCGAGCCCGGCTCGTGGTCGCGGCCGACAGCCGCTTCTCCAGCAGTCGCCGCGCCGCCGGCATTGCCGCGCGTCATCGCGATTTCGGGCGCAGCATGCTGGTCTGTCGCATGCGCCTCGAAAAACCGCAGCCCGGCATCGCCTGGGAGTGGCTGGCGTATGGCCAGACCTTGGCCCTGTTGCCGCTGCAGCATGATCTCGCCTCGGTGGTCATCACCTTGCCGCCCGCGGACATCGCAGGTCTGCAGTCGCTGTCGCCCGAAGCGTTCAACGACGAGGTCGCGCGCCATTACGCGCATCGGCTCGGCGCGATGCATCTGGTCGGCGAACGCCATGTCTATCCGCTGGTCGGCGTGGCGCCGGAACGCCTCGTGGCCGAACGCTTCGCTTGCATCGGCGACGCCGCGATCGGCATGCACCCGATCACCGCACACGGCTACAACCTCGGCCTGCGCGGCATCGCCTTGCTGGCCGACCGCATCCTGCTCGCGCAACGTCGCGGTCGCGATTTCGCCGCGATGGATGTGCTGGTCGACTTCGAGCGTGACCTGCGCGCCATCGCGCAACCGCTCTATCTGGCGACGCTGTCGGTGGTGCACCTGTACGGCGACGACCGTCCGTTGATGCGTGTCCTGCGTCGGGCATTGCTGCGCGTCGCCGAGCATGCGGCGCCGTTCCGGATGCTGCTCACTGCGGCCCTGGCTGGCCGCGAAACGCGCCCGCCGATGCCGCTGCGCCTGATCGCACGCTTGGCGGCAGTGCTGCCAGGACGGAGCGCGCGTTAA
- a CDS encoding TetR/AcrR family transcriptional regulator, with the protein MTKSVKPVSKKKPQPQGRPKDMGKRDAILDAAKQLFATHGFDGTSMDTIAKVAEVSKLTVYSHFGDKDALFKAAVESKCEQQMPAAIFHVPDGAPIRDALLAIAHGFHGLIHSPESLSLHRMMIANAGQDAHLAELFFDAGPRKTLSDFERFLNQAIAAKQLDIPDPPRAAQHFFCLLKGIGHLKQLCGCSKPVPRKETAAHIDSVVEMFLRAYGRPSADRGR; encoded by the coding sequence ATGACCAAATCCGTGAAGCCCGTGTCGAAGAAAAAACCGCAGCCACAGGGGCGGCCCAAGGACATGGGCAAGCGGGATGCCATCCTCGACGCCGCCAAGCAATTGTTCGCCACCCATGGCTTCGACGGCACCAGCATGGACACGATCGCGAAAGTCGCCGAGGTGTCCAAACTCACCGTCTACAGCCACTTCGGCGACAAGGACGCACTGTTCAAGGCTGCGGTCGAGTCGAAGTGCGAGCAGCAGATGCCGGCGGCGATCTTCCACGTGCCGGACGGTGCGCCGATCCGCGACGCCCTGCTCGCGATTGCACACGGCTTTCACGGCCTGATCCACAGTCCGGAATCGTTGTCCTTGCATCGCATGATGATCGCGAATGCGGGCCAGGACGCCCATCTGGCCGAGTTGTTCTTCGACGCCGGTCCGCGCAAGACATTGTCGGATTTCGAGCGATTTCTGAATCAGGCGATCGCCGCCAAGCAGCTCGACATCCCCGATCCGCCGCGCGCTGCGCAACACTTCTTCTGCCTGCTCAAGGGCATTGGTCATCTGAAGCAACTGTGCGGCTGCTCGAAGCCGGTGCCGCGCAAGGAAACTGCCGCGCACATCGACAGCGTCGTCGAGATGTTCCTGCGTGCCTACGGGCGGCCCAGCGCGGATCGCGGTCGCTGA
- a CDS encoding efflux RND transporter periplasmic adaptor subunit yields MSLPARLSVAALVSLFVLVAAGCGGSGKPLEPAKPAIVVKPIPLEAMAIETYAGDVRARVQSTLGFRVAGKIDKRLVDVGARVRKGQALATLVPDDLNLQVSAYEAAVASAEANLALADAELERHRQLLDRKYISQALFDARANQQKAAAAGLEQARAQLEVARNQTTYTQLAADASGVITQIMAEVGQVVSPGQPVAALAHEGELEVAIDVPESRVGEFKPGRVVIAEMWAASGKRYPATIREVSPQADPATRTNAVKVAFDAPDGDVQLGRTARIFLTDAARASSVLVPLSAVHEKDGKPAVYIVDAKTKQVALREVTLGVYREDGATVTGGLAATDWVVANGVHKLQPGQAIKPIDRDNRPVTL; encoded by the coding sequence ATGTCCTTGCCCGCGCGCCTGTCCGTTGCTGCACTCGTGTCCTTGTTCGTTCTCGTTGCAGCCGGTTGTGGCGGCTCCGGCAAACCGCTGGAGCCGGCCAAGCCCGCGATCGTGGTCAAGCCGATTCCACTCGAAGCCATGGCGATCGAAACCTATGCCGGCGACGTGCGTGCGCGCGTGCAGAGCACGCTGGGCTTTCGGGTCGCCGGCAAGATCGACAAGCGGCTGGTCGATGTGGGTGCCCGCGTGCGCAAGGGCCAGGCACTCGCCACCCTCGTCCCCGACGACTTGAACCTGCAGGTCAGCGCTTACGAGGCAGCCGTGGCCTCGGCCGAAGCGAATCTTGCGCTGGCCGACGCCGAACTCGAACGCCATCGCCAACTGCTCGACCGGAAGTACATCAGCCAGGCGTTGTTCGATGCCCGCGCGAACCAGCAGAAAGCCGCCGCAGCGGGGCTGGAACAGGCCCGCGCGCAACTCGAAGTGGCACGCAACCAGACCACTTACACACAGCTCGCGGCCGATGCCAGCGGCGTGATCACGCAGATCATGGCCGAGGTTGGCCAGGTGGTGTCACCCGGCCAGCCGGTGGCCGCGCTGGCGCATGAAGGCGAACTCGAAGTCGCCATCGACGTGCCCGAATCGCGGGTCGGCGAGTTCAAGCCGGGACGTGTCGTCATCGCGGAAATGTGGGCCGCCAGCGGCAAGCGTTATCCGGCCACGATACGCGAGGTATCGCCCCAGGCCGATCCGGCCACGCGCACCAATGCCGTCAAGGTCGCATTCGACGCCCCCGATGGCGACGTGCAGCTTGGCCGCACCGCACGCATCTTCCTGACCGACGCGGCACGTGCATCCTCGGTCCTGGTGCCGCTTTCGGCGGTGCACGAGAAGGACGGCAAGCCGGCGGTGTACATCGTCGATGCGAAGACGAAACAGGTGGCCTTGCGTGAAGTGACGCTCGGCGTCTATCGCGAGGATGGCGCGACCGTCACCGGTGGTCTCGCGGCCACCGATTGGGTCGTCGCGAACGGCGTCCACAAGCTGCAGCCGGGCCAGGCAATCAAGCCGATCGACCGCGACAACCGTCCGGTGACGCTGTGA